The nucleotide sequence ATTGATTCACCTCCTTTTTATGAATATGGAAAATAAACAAAGAGAAGAATACAATCTTTCTATTTGGTCAATTCTTTCTGGTATTTTAGTGAAGAGCTATTCATGAGTCGTCGGGCTGTGGATCTCTTGGTCAACCCGCAGGGTTGTCCATCTATCCACAGCCTCTTTCTTTCTTTTTTTATTTTCTTTTCTTTTTTTTTCTTAGGCTATTTTTAGAAGCTCTACTTGTTGCTTGGTAATCGCTTCAGGACTGATATACTTTTTACTACTCATCCAGTCTTCAGTATACTCAATGAGATAACTCGCGACCAACCGGAGATAGGAATCGGTGGTAGGAAAGATCCCTACGACTCGGGTTCGGCGACGGATCTCTTTATGAACTCGCTCGAGCGAGTTGGTTGAAGAGATCTTTCGTTGGTCAAGGTGGGGAAAAGCCAGGAATTGTAAGGAATCTTCCAGTCCTTCCTCTAAAAGAGCAATGGCCTGGGGAAAGCGATCTCGGTACTCCTGGATGATCAACAGAGCATACCGTTTTGCACACTCTTGGTCAGGTTGATTCCAGATTTGTTTCAGTTTCGCGGCAAAGGATTCTTTTTCTTTATGGGGAATATGGACCAAAATATTTCGCATAAAGTGCACTTTACACCGTTGCCAACTTGATCCTAAGAAACATTTCTGAATGGCATTTTTGAGTCCGCTATGAGCATCGGAGACACAGAGCCAGACTTTTTCCACTCCTCGTCTTTTAAGCTGTTCAAAGAGATGAGTATAGGTGTCTTCTGATTCGGCAAACATCGGTTCGACCGCCAGGATCTCTCGGTTTCCTTCTTTCGTAATACCTTGGACAACAGCAATAGCCATGCTGATGACGTGTTTTTCACAGCGAACTTTCTCATAGAGAGCATCAATCCAGATAACTGGGTATTCTTTTTCCAAAGGACGG is from Candidatus Atribacteria bacterium ADurb.Bin276 and encodes:
- a CDS encoding Transposase, Mutator family; translated protein: MAHKNHTPFLKKMLLEFMTEPDPLYAMLEWLTNELMKLEAENKVGAQKGEHCPTRTTHFSGTRVRRFDTRLGTIYLLVPKLRKGGYIPFFVTERKRSEQALLEVVQEAFINGVSTRKMERLAQSLGIESLSASQVSEITKDLNNQVEWFRTRPLEKEYPVIWIDALYEKVRCEKHVISMAIAVVQGITKEGNREILAVEPMFAESEDTYTHLFEQLKRRGVEKVWLCVSDAHSGLKNAIQKCFLGSSWQRCKVHFMRNILVHIPHKEKESFAAKLKQIWNQPDQECAKRYALLIIQEYRDRFPQAIALLEEGLEDSLQFLAFPHLDQRKISSTNSLERVHKEIRRRTRVVGIFPTTDSYLRLVASYLIEYTEDWMSSKKYISPEAITKQQVELLKIA